One Deinococcus roseus DNA window includes the following coding sequences:
- a CDS encoding LptF/LptG family permease has protein sequence MRLRNYIYAEILPPLLLGLVLYTAVILFGYFFVGSQYLDGVGLIKILKWLGMQIPDSFVKVAPMAVVLMTVLAFGRMNTEREIIAMQSGGISFAWISKPVVLVATIVSLSSLVVSEYVAPRANLEARTMWYEDLPSTPQGLGRLKGTTLALGNGLEVFFEGYDSNTDTMQNLRLVSWADKQARVYFAETGKFDGFNLSLVGFQGYAVDFPAIQQLQDVTPEQLAERVPDVFSSNIPEKKDAVLTIKTGISRNETIARFADGFAAETTSISTLWTTAYGAHYAGQNGKVITAADQYSARMELHGKLAIPFANLVLALISMPLAIRYGRGTGVSLGVSVLIVVVYYLTLLLGRAFASAGLIPPEVGLWFANVFFTLVGWRLIRRVS, from the coding sequence ATGCGTCTCAGGAATTACATCTATGCAGAAATTCTGCCCCCCCTCCTTCTGGGGCTCGTGCTTTACACCGCAGTGATCCTGTTCGGTTACTTCTTTGTGGGTTCCCAGTACCTCGATGGGGTCGGATTGATCAAGATCCTCAAGTGGCTGGGCATGCAAATTCCCGACAGCTTCGTGAAGGTCGCCCCGATGGCCGTGGTGCTGATGACCGTGCTGGCGTTTGGCCGCATGAACACCGAACGGGAAATCATTGCCATGCAAAGTGGTGGAATTTCTTTTGCATGGATTTCCAAACCTGTGGTGCTGGTCGCCACCATCGTGTCCCTGAGCAGCCTGGTGGTCAGTGAGTATGTGGCCCCCAGAGCCAACCTGGAAGCCCGAACCATGTGGTACGAGGATTTGCCCTCGACCCCCCAGGGCCTGGGCCGCCTGAAAGGCACCACCCTGGCGCTGGGAAACGGTCTGGAAGTGTTCTTTGAAGGCTACGATTCCAACACAGACACCATGCAAAACCTGCGTCTGGTGTCCTGGGCAGACAAACAGGCCCGGGTGTATTTCGCAGAGACCGGCAAATTTGATGGGTTCAACCTGTCGCTGGTGGGATTTCAGGGGTATGCAGTGGATTTCCCGGCCATCCAGCAGTTGCAGGATGTGACCCCCGAGCAGCTTGCCGAACGGGTTCCAGACGTGTTCAGTAGCAACATCCCTGAGAAAAAGGATGCTGTGCTGACCATCAAAACCGGAATTTCCCGCAATGAAACCATTGCCCGCTTTGCAGATGGTTTTGCTGCCGAGACCACTTCCATCAGCACCCTGTGGACCACGGCTTACGGTGCCCATTACGCCGGTCAGAACGGCAAAGTGATCACTGCTGCCGACCAGTACAGCGCCCGCATGGAACTGCACGGCAAACTGGCCATTCCCTTTGCCAACCTGGTGCTGGCCCTGATCAGCATGCCCCTGGCCATCCGCTATGGCAGAGGGACCGGGGTGTCCCTGGGGGTTTCCGTGTTGATCGTGGTAGTGTACTATTTGACGTTGCTGCTCGGTCGGGCTTTTGCCAGTGCTGGTCTGATTCCCCCCGAGGTTGGCCTGTGGTTTGCAAATGTCTTTTTCACCCTGGTGGGCTGGCGATTGATCCGGAGGGTCTCATGA
- a CDS encoding glycosyltransferase family 2 protein, whose amino-acid sequence MKISVIVPAYNEEKLLGNLLTALGQQTLEPDEIIIVDNNSTDHTAAIARSYGVQVVRCVRAGVGSARQAGLEAATGDVILTTDADCLPQSTWVKHMALALQEAIAVYGPLRFYGVPEADAWFSEYGYKAFLQISRLSRHPNLAGSNMGFHRKPALEVGGYPLSYTREDVILGYKLMRRGQVKYVPDALMLTSGRRLQDGWSRLLFKNFSDLFNKNPKAYR is encoded by the coding sequence ATGAAAATCAGTGTCATCGTACCCGCCTACAACGAAGAAAAATTGCTGGGAAATCTGCTGACGGCCCTGGGACAACAAACCCTGGAGCCGGATGAAATCATCATTGTGGACAACAACAGCACCGATCACACTGCAGCCATTGCCCGCAGTTACGGGGTGCAAGTGGTGCGCTGTGTCCGGGCCGGGGTGGGCAGTGCCCGCCAGGCTGGACTGGAAGCCGCCACTGGAGATGTGATCCTCACCACCGATGCCGATTGCCTGCCCCAGAGCACATGGGTCAAACACATGGCGCTGGCTTTGCAAGAAGCCATTGCTGTATACGGTCCCCTGCGTTTTTATGGGGTCCCCGAAGCCGATGCCTGGTTCAGTGAGTATGGGTACAAGGCTTTTCTGCAAATTTCCAGGCTGTCCCGTCATCCCAATCTGGCAGGCAGCAACATGGGTTTTCACCGAAAGCCTGCCCTGGAAGTCGGGGGCTATCCTCTCAGTTACACCCGGGAGGACGTGATTCTGGGGTACAAACTGATGCGGCGCGGGCAGGTGAAATACGTTCCCGATGCCCTGATGCTCACCTCGGGACGCAGGCTGCAGGATGGCTGGTCCAGACTGCTTTTCAAGAACTTCAGCGACCTCTTCAACAAGAACCCCAAAGCTTACAGGTAG
- a CDS encoding O-antigen ligase family protein, which translates to MRDKPQVPDVPQDQPVDPRIRNIVALVPIVIPLYAAALYGLKYLGGLDRSMRWLLGIFWGTQMVAALFTPVAWLSVLLAAVRTLWITALFVSGYTLKGSRYLKPLLFGEVITLVIAFITTLIRHPTDFLHARLEHPVYYSVSLGIVAMLGILIVLSMKKMLYARLGLLLFLGTALLATGSRGAIVATLAGMLVMGLRNLKGRALKWTEVGGILVGLLVFVLPLTRYSSIFQRVDFANGREDIWRDAWATFLAHFAGGVGPYQLGPYIQKSLLEHWTSTCTLFPPVEPFGPCPTWMEPLWSAGFIAHNLVLHALGETGFIGTIGILMLTAYTAYASWKSKDSLLAGLCAAYLTLSLVDLPTGVPGPHFGEVYYFAMGIAVSKMQQRFQNDRHRQNDRHSQNDRRNQNDQNNPPKKLREEKKHNST; encoded by the coding sequence ATGCGGGATAAGCCTCAGGTTCCTGATGTGCCACAGGACCAGCCTGTTGACCCACGCATTCGCAACATTGTTGCACTGGTGCCCATTGTCATTCCCCTTTATGCAGCAGCCCTGTATGGTCTCAAGTACCTGGGAGGGCTGGACCGCTCCATGCGCTGGTTGCTGGGAATCTTCTGGGGCACCCAGATGGTGGCTGCCCTGTTCACTCCCGTGGCCTGGCTTTCTGTTCTGCTGGCTGCGGTGCGCACCCTGTGGATCACGGCACTTTTCGTGTCCGGGTACACCCTGAAAGGCAGCAGGTACCTCAAGCCGCTCTTGTTCGGAGAGGTGATCACCCTGGTGATTGCCTTCATCACCACCCTGATCCGACACCCCACAGACTTCCTGCATGCCCGCCTGGAACACCCGGTGTACTACTCGGTGTCGCTGGGCATTGTGGCCATGCTGGGCATCCTGATTGTGCTCAGCATGAAAAAGATGCTCTATGCCCGCTTGGGGCTCCTGCTCTTTCTGGGAACTGCACTCCTGGCCACCGGAAGCCGGGGGGCCATTGTGGCCACCCTGGCAGGCATGCTGGTGATGGGCCTGAGAAACCTCAAGGGCCGCGCCCTCAAATGGACCGAGGTGGGCGGAATCCTGGTGGGTCTGCTGGTGTTTGTTTTGCCGCTCACCCGCTACAGCAGCATTTTTCAGCGGGTGGATTTCGCCAACGGACGGGAAGACATCTGGCGGGATGCCTGGGCCACCTTCCTGGCCCATTTTGCAGGAGGGGTGGGGCCTTACCAGCTGGGACCCTACATCCAGAAAAGCCTGCTGGAACACTGGACCAGCACCTGTACGCTCTTTCCTCCAGTGGAGCCTTTTGGTCCCTGTCCCACCTGGATGGAGCCCCTGTGGAGTGCAGGCTTCATTGCCCACAACCTGGTGCTGCATGCCCTGGGTGAAACCGGCTTCATCGGAACCATCGGCATCCTCATGCTGACTGCTTATACTGCTTATGCCAGCTGGAAAAGCAAAGACAGCTTGCTGGCAGGGCTGTGTGCTGCGTACCTCACCCTCAGTCTGGTGGATTTGCCCACAGGTGTTCCCGGCCCTCACTTCGGTGAGGTGTATTACTTTGCCATGGGGATTGCTGTCAGCAAGATGCAGCAGCGCTTTCAGAATGATCGACACCGTCAGAATGATCGACACAGCCAGAACGACAGACGCAATCAGAACGATCAAAACAACCCACCCAAAAAGCTTCGGGAGGAAAAAAAACACAACAGCACCTGA
- a CDS encoding MFS transporter — protein sequence MPVPWQHPSRILPLILALGFSELVRSGFFIAYYPYAASQHGLTTAQLGLVISAHYLVDAAAKVFVLKYYGKFGTGKMLTLAALLGFLNIFFLPDLGILGGMLLTAVWGLLVAPMWPLVMTTSSLQAKEGQENLAANYGNMMIGMGTALGMLGGGFLVQTHVDWLLPALMVTQVFFLISALLNWNLKTAALDKVIQERSYLRRVTSSTLKFWQQHGQEDPFPYAALRQLIPAAFIQMLIPALFSSVWQRFVDLAGVKSWSPVLLLGLIVVAVLMFIAGMYTTAASTRNTARLIPAMLVGLGLMCVSFVALPLLIHQAYFWLLLSVAALAAGYGVYLSSWNGVVIQLLPAEFRAVGWSVLMTFEALGFAVGPALGGLAWTLLPGAGTFFMAGLFLALTMVYYRLVLHGRTLAPQPSRGPHAG from the coding sequence GTGCCCGTTCCCTGGCAGCATCCTTCCCGCATCCTTCCCCTGATTCTGGCGCTGGGGTTCAGTGAACTGGTGCGCTCGGGGTTTTTCATTGCCTATTACCCCTACGCTGCCTCACAACATGGCCTGACCACCGCCCAGCTGGGGCTGGTGATCTCTGCGCACTATCTGGTGGATGCGGCTGCCAAGGTGTTTGTTCTGAAGTATTACGGCAAATTTGGCACCGGAAAAATGCTCACCCTGGCCGCCCTGCTGGGCTTCCTGAACATCTTTTTCCTGCCAGACCTGGGCATTCTGGGCGGCATGCTGCTCACGGCTGTTTGGGGCCTGCTGGTTGCTCCGATGTGGCCTCTGGTGATGACCACCAGCAGTTTGCAGGCAAAAGAGGGTCAGGAAAACCTGGCTGCCAACTACGGCAACATGATGATTGGCATGGGCACTGCCCTGGGCATGCTGGGGGGCGGTTTTCTGGTGCAAACCCATGTGGACTGGCTTCTTCCAGCGCTGATGGTCACCCAGGTGTTTTTTCTGATCAGTGCCCTGCTGAACTGGAACCTCAAAACGGCGGCACTGGACAAAGTGATTCAGGAGCGTTCCTACCTCCGGCGGGTCACGTCCAGCACGCTGAAATTCTGGCAGCAGCACGGTCAGGAAGATCCCTTTCCTTATGCTGCCCTCAGGCAACTGATTCCAGCAGCTTTCATTCAGATGCTGATTCCCGCTCTGTTTTCCAGTGTGTGGCAGAGATTCGTAGATCTGGCCGGAGTGAAAAGCTGGTCTCCCGTGCTTTTGCTGGGCCTGATCGTGGTTGCTGTGCTGATGTTCATTGCGGGCATGTACACCACGGCTGCCAGCACCCGCAACACCGCCCGTCTGATTCCGGCCATGCTGGTGGGTCTGGGCCTGATGTGCGTGTCTTTTGTGGCTTTGCCCCTCTTGATCCATCAGGCTTACTTCTGGTTGCTGCTGTCGGTGGCTGCTCTGGCTGCAGGTTATGGGGTGTACCTCTCCAGCTGGAATGGAGTGGTGATCCAGTTGCTTCCTGCAGAATTCCGTGCAGTGGGCTGGTCTGTCCTGATGACCTTTGAAGCCCTGGGCTTTGCCGTGGGTCCAGCCCTGGGCGGTCTGGCCTGGACTTTGCTTCCCGGAGCAGGAACTTTTTTCATGGCTGGGCTTTTTCTGGCCCTGACCATGGTGTACTATCGCCTCGTGTTGCACGGACGCACCCTGGCCCCCCAACCTTCCAGAGGCCCCCATGCGGGATAA
- the fabZ gene encoding 3-hydroxyacyl-ACP dehydratase FabZ, whose amino-acid sequence MKTIQDIMQALPHRYPFLLIDRVIEHGNGKVHALKNVTINEPFFNGHFPQYPVMPGVLLIEAMAQAGVFLLEEGRQPGQIAFLAGVDEARFKRQVVPGDQLHIHAELEFFRRGIGKMKAEIRVDDEVAASAVITFALAR is encoded by the coding sequence ATGAAAACCATTCAGGACATCATGCAGGCATTGCCTCACCGCTACCCTTTTTTGTTGATTGACCGTGTGATCGAACACGGCAACGGCAAGGTGCATGCCCTCAAAAACGTCACCATCAACGAGCCTTTCTTCAATGGACACTTTCCCCAGTACCCTGTGATGCCCGGTGTGCTGCTGATTGAGGCGATGGCCCAGGCTGGAGTGTTCCTGCTGGAAGAAGGCCGCCAGCCCGGACAGATTGCTTTCCTGGCCGGTGTGGATGAGGCCCGTTTCAAACGTCAGGTGGTCCCCGGCGACCAGCTCCACATTCACGCCGAACTGGAATTCTTCCGGCGCGGCATCGGCAAAATGAAAGCCGAAATCCGGGTGGATGACGAAGTGGCTGCCAGTGCAGTCATCACTTTTGCTCTGGCCAGGTAA
- a CDS encoding rod shape-determining protein → MRFSEDIGIDLGTATFLIYTKSRGLVLQEPSVIAMARDTKEVMAVGEEAYRMLGRTPGNIVAVRPIKDGVIADDALTEKMISMFLRKVNGGRKFLNIFSPQLMVGIPSGVTEVEKRAVLRAAHNSGARRAYLIEEPLAAAIGAGLQIAEPIGNMVVDIGGGSSDVAVISLGGIVVSESLRVAGNEFDESIMRYVRRKENLMIGDRTAEAIKVKIGAAMVVNKSDVLTAEVRGRDLINGLPKTIKLNTEDIVEALQEPIVKIVEGVKRVLENTPPELVSDIIDRGIVITGGGGLLRNFDELLRQATGIPVAVAENATQCVAIGTGQALEMIPVLRHALVSSDTYLKR, encoded by the coding sequence TTGAGGTTTTCAGAAGACATCGGAATTGACCTGGGTACAGCCACATTCCTGATTTACACCAAATCCAGGGGCCTGGTGCTGCAAGAGCCCAGCGTGATTGCCATGGCCCGTGACACCAAAGAAGTGATGGCTGTCGGAGAAGAAGCTTACCGCATGCTGGGGCGCACCCCCGGCAACATTGTGGCCGTGCGGCCCATCAAAGATGGCGTGATTGCAGACGACGCCCTCACCGAGAAAATGATTTCCATGTTCCTGCGCAAGGTCAACGGCGGGCGCAAGTTTCTCAATATTTTCAGTCCTCAACTGATGGTCGGAATTCCTTCTGGCGTGACTGAAGTGGAAAAACGGGCTGTGCTGCGTGCAGCCCACAACTCTGGTGCCCGACGTGCCTACCTGATTGAAGAACCTCTGGCTGCCGCCATTGGTGCAGGGCTTCAAATTGCAGAGCCCATCGGAAACATGGTCGTGGACATTGGAGGGGGTTCCTCCGACGTGGCTGTGATTTCCCTGGGGGGCATCGTGGTTTCGGAATCCCTGCGGGTGGCCGGAAACGAATTTGACGAATCCATCATGCGTTATGTGCGCCGCAAGGAAAACCTGATGATCGGGGACCGCACTGCGGAAGCCATCAAGGTCAAAATCGGGGCCGCCATGGTGGTCAACAAATCCGATGTGCTGACCGCAGAGGTGCGCGGGCGCGATTTGATCAACGGCCTCCCCAAGACCATCAAACTCAACACCGAAGACATCGTGGAAGCCCTGCAAGAACCCATTGTGAAAATCGTGGAGGGTGTGAAGAGGGTGCTGGAAAACACACCACCCGAGCTGGTCTCGGACATCATTGACCGGGGCATTGTGATCACCGGTGGGGGAGGTCTGTTGCGCAACTTTGATGAGCTGTTGCGTCAGGCCACTGGAATTCCCGTTGCTGTTGCCGAAAACGCCACCCAGTGTGTGGCCATTGGCACCGGACAGGCGCTGGAAATGATTCCCGTGCTCAGGCACGCCCTGGTGTCCAGCGACACCTACCTGAAACGCTAA
- a CDS encoding MFS transporter: MRTAPPLLAPSAVIIALAATLGHFFTDAFTTLLGPLGPDMKAIFGLTLTQVAFLSSVMSLTSSVLQPVLGVYTERFDRRLMLALGPTLAGVGLCLLPYMPSFAFLVALVALSGIGSGILHPSGSAYVSDYSPSHQRGLWASLFSAGGTAGMALGPVLVVVLGLQGLPYMIPLIVLIGVGIYFSVPSIHTQKKKATVKEYLSVFKGPIQKLWGMAVLRSLTSIGYNGLLPFLLHDRGFGKNEVAYSLGIYAIASAIGGIVGGRLSDKYGRVKVLRSSLLGLIPLYILLFYSSPADLWYYPLTFVVGGLTNATIPVGVVAAQEYAPNHVALASSIMMGFSWGVSGLLFTLIGGIADHFGIMPALWVSVFMLIPSMFLVYNLPEPMKLAQKG; the protein is encoded by the coding sequence ATGCGCACTGCCCCCCCTCTGCTTGCCCCAAGTGCCGTGATCATTGCATTGGCAGCCACCCTGGGCCACTTTTTCACCGATGCTTTCACCACCCTGCTGGGACCTCTGGGTCCAGACATGAAAGCCATTTTCGGTTTGACCCTCACGCAAGTGGCCTTTCTGTCCAGCGTGATGTCCCTGACCAGCAGTGTGTTGCAACCCGTGCTGGGCGTGTACACAGAGCGTTTTGACCGCCGCCTGATGCTGGCACTCGGACCAACGCTGGCAGGTGTGGGGCTGTGCTTGCTTCCTTACATGCCTTCTTTTGCTTTTCTGGTGGCCCTGGTGGCCCTGTCTGGCATTGGCAGCGGCATTTTGCACCCCTCGGGGTCGGCTTATGTCTCGGATTACAGTCCGTCCCACCAGAGGGGACTGTGGGCCAGTCTGTTCAGCGCAGGGGGAACCGCAGGCATGGCACTGGGACCAGTGCTGGTGGTGGTTCTGGGGTTGCAGGGTTTGCCTTACATGATTCCCTTGATTGTGCTGATCGGGGTGGGGATCTACTTCAGTGTGCCGTCCATCCACACCCAGAAAAAGAAAGCCACAGTAAAGGAATACTTAAGCGTCTTTAAAGGCCCCATCCAGAAGCTCTGGGGCATGGCTGTTCTGCGGTCCCTGACTTCCATTGGTTACAACGGCCTGTTGCCCTTTTTGCTGCATGACCGGGGCTTTGGCAAAAACGAAGTGGCCTACTCGCTGGGCATTTACGCCATTGCCAGTGCCATCGGGGGCATTGTGGGCGGACGGCTTTCCGACAAATATGGCCGGGTGAAGGTATTGCGCAGCAGTCTGCTGGGCCTGATTCCCCTCTACATCCTGCTGTTTTACAGTTCACCTGCGGACCTCTGGTACTACCCGCTGACTTTTGTGGTGGGTGGCCTGACCAATGCCACCATTCCCGTCGGTGTGGTGGCCGCACAGGAATATGCCCCGAACCATGTGGCCCTGGCCAGCAGCATCATGATGGGTTTCTCCTGGGGGGTCTCAGGCCTGCTGTTCACCCTCATTGGAGGCATTGCAGACCATTTCGGGATCATGCCTGCCCTGTGGGTCAGTGTGTTCATGCTCATTCCATCCATGTTTCTGGTGTACAACCTGCCTGAACCCATGAAACTTGCCCAGAAGGGTTAA
- a CDS encoding S1C family serine protease — translation MKRNIAILSLVTGLVLGSTLLRDNLFTSTVQAQGVPQISLNEGQARLQNEQNTMDIVKSYQDGVVYVSVYAQPEENAFADSPFGGNSDPFEYFFGNPQQQAPQQRSTPEEPEQSGVGSGFLIDDQGYILTNYHVVADSAKIRIRLHRSDKEYDATVVGKAPDYDLALLKVDNLDKTLAVPMKLGDSEKLAVGQKAIAMGAPFDLDFTVTEGIISNVGRVIPTGQRGIPQKAIQTDAAINPGNSGGPLLNSSGEVIGINTQILSPSGGQNAGIGFAIPINVAKSILTGLKSGKTVSGPRIGVSGLPLNAYPLNQLRQELIDQYKLPKQGVLVQEVTKGSPAEKAGLKAGNKSFKTSIPQLPNIVLGGDVITTVDGKKVESTSDIANQLFSKQNGDKVKLEVVRDGKTINVDVTLASFDDSQ, via the coding sequence GTGAAACGAAACATCGCCATTCTCTCTCTGGTCACCGGCCTGGTTCTGGGCTCCACCCTGCTCCGGGACAACCTGTTCACCAGCACCGTACAGGCCCAGGGTGTCCCCCAAATCAGCCTGAACGAGGGGCAGGCCCGCCTGCAGAACGAGCAGAACACCATGGACATCGTGAAAAGCTATCAGGACGGGGTGGTGTATGTTTCCGTGTATGCCCAGCCTGAAGAGAATGCCTTTGCAGACAGTCCTTTTGGCGGCAACTCCGATCCTTTTGAATACTTCTTTGGCAACCCACAGCAGCAAGCTCCTCAACAACGCAGCACCCCCGAGGAACCCGAGCAAAGTGGGGTGGGCAGTGGGTTCCTGATCGATGATCAGGGGTACATCCTCACCAACTACCATGTGGTGGCAGACTCCGCCAAAATCCGTATCCGTCTGCACCGCAGCGACAAGGAATACGATGCCACTGTGGTCGGCAAGGCTCCTGACTACGATCTGGCCTTGCTGAAGGTGGACAACCTCGACAAAACCCTGGCTGTTCCCATGAAGCTGGGAGACAGTGAAAAACTTGCTGTGGGTCAGAAAGCCATTGCCATGGGTGCTCCCTTCGACCTGGATTTCACCGTCACAGAAGGCATCATCTCCAATGTGGGACGGGTGATTCCCACGGGTCAGCGTGGCATTCCCCAGAAAGCCATTCAGACCGATGCAGCCATCAATCCTGGGAACTCTGGAGGACCCCTGCTGAATTCCAGCGGTGAAGTGATCGGCATCAACACCCAGATCCTCTCTCCTTCTGGTGGGCAGAACGCCGGGATTGGTTTCGCCATTCCCATCAATGTGGCCAAGAGCATCCTGACCGGACTCAAATCCGGGAAAACCGTCAGTGGACCTCGCATTGGGGTGAGTGGGTTGCCTCTGAATGCCTACCCCCTCAACCAGTTGCGCCAGGAGCTGATTGACCAGTACAAGCTGCCCAAACAGGGCGTGCTGGTTCAGGAAGTCACCAAAGGGTCACCTGCCGAAAAAGCAGGCCTCAAAGCTGGAAACAAGAGCTTCAAAACCAGCATTCCCCAGTTGCCCAACATCGTTCTGGGCGGCGATGTGATCACCACGGTGGATGGCAAGAAAGTGGAATCCACCTCGGACATTGCCAACCAGCTGTTCAGCAAACAAAATGGCGACAAGGTGAAACTTGAAGTGGTGCGGGATGGCAAGACCATCAATGTGGATGTGACCCTCGCGTCTTTTGATGACAGCCAGTAA
- a CDS encoding M50 family metallopeptidase, which yields MFGPLSLLTTDALQFVMLVLGICLGLVTHNYVQARLALKLGNSTPKAFLTFDPFVHLNLFSLVLYLFLGLCTPRKIPLGEHHEKHQHEVWIWLAGPVVLLGVALFLLLLIRLQQVFLPALDPAGHGLSLASLGLVVHAIIFLLPLPELDGGRALLAVTQGKFRQLLIRMWRLGVLFTYLIFFLLVYSGATNQLAAPIYGLLRGWVNLLPF from the coding sequence ATGTTTGGCCCCCTGAGCCTCCTCACCACCGATGCCCTGCAATTTGTGATGCTGGTGCTGGGCATCTGCCTGGGCCTGGTCACCCACAATTACGTGCAGGCCAGGCTGGCCTTAAAACTGGGCAATTCCACCCCAAAAGCTTTTCTGACTTTTGATCCCTTTGTGCACCTGAACCTGTTTTCACTGGTGCTGTATTTGTTTCTGGGTTTGTGCACCCCCAGAAAAATCCCTCTGGGCGAACACCACGAGAAACACCAGCACGAGGTGTGGATCTGGCTGGCGGGGCCTGTGGTGCTGCTGGGGGTGGCCCTGTTCTTGCTGCTGCTGATCCGATTACAACAGGTGTTTTTGCCAGCGCTGGACCCTGCAGGGCATGGCCTCTCCCTGGCCAGTCTGGGATTGGTGGTGCATGCCATCATCTTTTTGCTGCCCCTGCCAGAACTGGATGGAGGTAGGGCATTGCTGGCTGTCACCCAGGGGAAGTTCCGGCAATTGCTGATCCGCATGTGGCGTCTGGGGGTGCTGTTCACCTACCTGATCTTCTTTCTGCTGGTGTACTCTGGGGCGACCAACCAGCTTGCTGCTCCCATCTATGGCCTGCTGAGGGGGTGGGTGAATTTGCTGCCCTTCTGA
- a CDS encoding site-2 protease family protein: protein MFSGGILTLLSQGEYVAFIIVVAAILMSFIIHEWGHAYAAVLVGDQTPRFDGRLTLNPAKHIDPFGFLLILLVGFGWAKPVITNPSRYKYKWGDLLVSSAGIIMNLILAIVSLLLYRIFSNVLDGGVVLSTLQEVCSTVAFMNVGLAVFNALPIPPLDGSHILLNLLPRNMQFQWRQAMYSSNNSFLLLIALMINYYLLGNPLGKLILVVFQGLVFLTNI, encoded by the coding sequence ATGTTCAGTGGCGGAATTTTAACCTTGCTCTCCCAGGGCGAATATGTGGCTTTCATCATCGTTGTTGCAGCAATCCTGATGTCTTTCATCATTCACGAATGGGGACATGCCTACGCAGCGGTGCTGGTGGGCGACCAGACCCCCCGTTTTGACGGACGCCTCACCCTCAATCCTGCAAAACACATTGATCCTTTTGGTTTTCTGCTGATCCTGCTGGTGGGATTTGGCTGGGCCAAACCGGTGATCACCAATCCCAGCCGCTACAAATACAAATGGGGCGATTTGCTGGTGTCCAGTGCAGGCATCATCATGAACCTGATTCTGGCCATTGTTTCCCTGTTGCTGTACCGGATTTTCAGCAATGTCCTGGATGGAGGTGTGGTGCTGAGCACCTTGCAGGAGGTGTGCAGCACGGTGGCTTTCATGAATGTGGGGCTGGCGGTGTTCAATGCCCTGCCCATCCCACCCCTGGACGGCAGTCACATCCTGCTGAACCTGCTTCCCAGAAACATGCAGTTCCAGTGGAGGCAGGCCATGTACTCCTCCAACAATTCTTTTCTGCTGCTGATTGCCCTGATGATCAACTACTACCTGCTGGGGAACCCTCTGGGCAAGCTGATTCTGGTGGTTTTTCAGGGTCTGGTTTTCCTGACCAACATCTGA
- the purC gene encoding phosphoribosylaminoimidazolesuccinocarboxamide synthase, protein MQKLDMKYEGKAKRVYATEDQDLYVVEYKDDATAFNAQKRGTIGQKGVVNNAITAILFPQIADHGVPTHFVEKLSDREQLVKAVTIVPVEVVIRNVAAGSFSKRLGIDEGTPLSQPVVEYCYKSDALGDPLINTDTAVALGWASLDDLSTIKDYALKVNAFLKDFFLKRGIKLIDFKLEFGKLSSGEIVLADEISPDTCRFWDAKTGEKLDKDRFRRDLGNVEEAYLEMLRRVEAQ, encoded by the coding sequence ATGCAGAAACTGGACATGAAGTACGAAGGGAAAGCCAAACGCGTCTACGCCACCGAAGACCAGGACCTTTATGTGGTCGAGTACAAGGACGATGCCACAGCTTTCAACGCGCAAAAACGCGGCACCATCGGGCAGAAGGGTGTGGTCAACAACGCCATCACCGCCATTCTGTTTCCCCAGATTGCCGACCACGGGGTGCCCACGCATTTCGTGGAAAAACTTTCCGACCGGGAGCAACTGGTCAAGGCCGTCACCATCGTTCCTGTTGAAGTGGTGATCCGCAACGTTGCAGCCGGAAGCTTCTCCAAGAGACTGGGCATTGATGAAGGCACCCCCCTCTCGCAGCCTGTGGTGGAGTACTGCTACAAGTCTGACGCGCTGGGTGACCCCCTGATCAACACGGACACCGCTGTTGCACTGGGCTGGGCCTCTTTAGACGACCTGAGCACCATCAAAGATTACGCCCTGAAAGTCAACGCTTTCCTGAAAGACTTCTTCCTGAAGCGCGGCATCAAGCTGATCGACTTCAAGCTGGAGTTCGGGAAACTTTCTTCAGGCGAAATCGTGCTGGCAGATGAGATCTCACCTGACACCTGCCGTTTCTGGGATGCCAAGACAGGCGAGAAACTGGACAAAGACCGTTTCCGCCGTGACCTTGGCAATGTGGAAGAAGCTTACCTTGAGATGCTGCGACGTGTGGAGGCCCAATGA
- the purS gene encoding phosphoribosylformylglycinamidine synthase subunit PurS, producing the protein MKYLAKVYITLKKSILDPQGRTVERSLHNQGYASVLNARVGKYIELTFEGDRSKIETELKDIAENILSNPVMESVHWDLEQVEQQVH; encoded by the coding sequence ATGAAGTACCTGGCGAAAGTTTACATCACCCTGAAAAAATCCATCCTCGACCCCCAGGGTCGCACCGTGGAGCGTTCCCTGCACAACCAGGGTTACGCCAGCGTTCTGAATGCCCGTGTGGGCAAATACATTGAACTGACCTTTGAAGGGGACCGTTCAAAAATCGAGACCGAACTGAAAGACATTGCAGAGAACATCCTCTCCAACCCTGTGATGGAGAGCGTGCACTGGGATCTCGAGCAGGTCGAGCAGCAGGTTCACTGA